In one Candidatus Hydrogenedentota bacterium genomic region, the following are encoded:
- a CDS encoding PIN domain-containing protein: MIDFLHADRTVLHLIPEYVGEVYVISQVVEELREINETSELYELGLLVIDPEIEDIYSAASEVNSISFQDRLCLLTAKRHGLTCITNDRILRRFCETDGVPILWGLELLVELCDAGGIPKNIAEAIAQTIHETNPRHITQKILKKFKEKLSNIK, translated from the coding sequence TTGATCGACTTTTTGCATGCCGATCGTACTGTCCTGCATCTCATACCGGAGTATGTCGGTGAAGTGTATGTGATATCTCAGGTTGTCGAAGAACTTCGTGAAATTAACGAAACGAGCGAACTTTATGAACTTGGTCTATTAGTCATAGACCCAGAAATCGAAGATATATATAGCGCCGCTAGTGAAGTCAATTCTATTTCATTTCAGGATAGGCTGTGCTTATTGACGGCAAAGCGTCATGGTTTGACGTGCATAACAAATGATCGCATTCTTCGACGTTTTTGTGAGACTGACGGCGTCCCGATTCTTTGGGGGCTGGAGTTACTCGTAGAGTTGTGTGACGCAGGTGGTATTCCTAAAAATATTGCGGAAGCTATCGCTCAAACAATTCACGAAACAAATCCAAGACATATCACTCAAAAGATTCTTAAAAAGTTCAAAGAAAAACTAAGCAATATTAAATGA